A region of Gracilinanus agilis isolate LMUSP501 chromosome 3, AgileGrace, whole genome shotgun sequence DNA encodes the following proteins:
- the LOC123242519 gene encoding 28S ribosomal protein S6, mitochondrial-like, producing MPCYELALILKAMQGQETATALKHMLQALMDKGAIVRNLEKLGERALPYKISIHNQCHQRGGYFLVDFYAPTTAVENIMNHLSRDIDVIRPNIVKHALTLAEKECEGIVPVPLEDKLYSKKKK from the coding sequence ATGCCTTGTTATGAGCTGGCTTTGATCCTGAAAGCCATGCAAGGGCAAGAGACTGCCACTGCCCTGAAGCACATGCTACAAGCCCTAATGGATAAAGGCGCAATagtgagaaatttggaaaagttGGGTGAAAGGGCACTTCCATATAAGATCTCCATACATAATCAATGCCATCAGAGAGGAGGGTATTTCTTGGTGGATTTTTATGCACCAACAACAGCTGTTGAGAATATAATGAATCATTTGTCCCGAGACATTGATGTGATCAGACCGAATATTGTGAAACACGCACTAACCCTTGCAGAGAAAGAGTGTGAAGGCATCGTTCCTGTTCCTCTCGAAGATAAATTATATtccaagaagaagaaataa